In Microbacterium sp. No. 7, the genomic window CCCAATCCGCATGCGTGGATGAGCCCGATCAACGTGCAGCGCTACGTGGACAACATCGTCACGGCCTTCAGCGACCTCGACCCCGCGCACGCCGCCGACTTCGCGGCCAACGGCGCGGAGTACAAGGCCCGGCTGCAGGAGGCGCACGACGCCCTGGTCGCCGAGCTCGGCACGCTCCCCGAGAACGAGCGCGCGCTCGTGACCTGCGAGGGCGCGTTCTCGTACCTCGCGCGGGACGCGGGCCTGACCGAGGCGTTCATCTGGCCCGTCAACGCCGAGCAGCAGGCCACGCCGCAGCAGATCGCCGCGACCATCGAATTCGTGACGACCCACGACGTGCCGGCCGTGTTCTGCGAGTCGACCGTCTCCGACCGCCCGATGCAGCAGGTCGTCGCCGCGACGGATGCCGCGTTCGGCGGCATCCTGTACGTCGACTCGCTGTCGGAGGCCGGCGGGCCCGTGCCGACCTACCTCGACCTCGTGCAGCACAACGCGCAGACGATCATCGACGGGCTCACCGGGAGCAGGGCGCGATGATCGAGGTGCGCGGGGTCACGGTCGACTACGGCGAGGTGCGCGCCCTCGACGACGTGACGCTCACGGTGCCCGCGGGCCAGGTCACCGGCCTGATCGGCATGAACGGCTCGGGCAAGTCGACGCTGTTCAAGACGATCATCGGCCTCGTGCAGCCGCAGCGCGGCGAGGTGCTCGTCGACGGGCACCGGCCCGCCGCGGCACGGCGCCGCGGCACGATCGGCTACGTGCCGCAGAGCGAGGACATCGACGTGACCTTCCCCGTCTCGGTGCGCGACGTGGTCGCGATGGGCCGCTACGGCCGGCAGGGCCCGCTGCGGCGCGCGTCGGCGGCCGACCGGGCCGCCGTCGACGCGGCCCTCGCGCGCGTGGACCTCACCGACCTCGCCGACCGCCAGATCGGGCGCCTCTCGGGCGGACAGCGCAAGCGCGCGTTCGTCGCGCGCGGCATCGCGCAGGAGGCCGACGTGCTGCTGCTCGACGAGCCGTTCGCGGGCGTCGACAAGCGGTCGGAGGCGATGATCGTGCGCGTGCTGCGCGAGCTGGCCGCCGCGGGGCGCACGCTGCTCGTCTCGACGCACGACCTGCACGCGCTGCCCGCGCTCGCCGACGGCGCCGTGCTGCTGCTGCGCCGCACGCTGTTCCAGGGGGCGGTCGACGAGGCGCTGCGGCCCGAGAACCTCGCGCGCGCGTTCGGCATGGACGACCTCGAGGGGGATGCCGCATGAGCCCGGTCGACGTGCTGCTCGACGTGCTGCTCGGCCCGCTGCAGTACGACTTCATGGTGCGCGCGCTCGTCACGACGGTGATCGCCGCCGTCGTCTGCGCCCTGCTGTCGTGCTGGCTCGTGCTCATCGGCTGGTCGCTCATGGGCGACGCCGTCTCGCACGCCGTGCTGCCCGGCGTCGTGCTCGCCTACATCGTGGGCGCCCCGTTCGCGCTCGGCGCCGTGGTGTTCGGCATCGCCGCGGTCGTGCTCATCGGGCTCATCCGCGACACGACGCGCGTGAAGGAGGATGCCGCGATCGGCATCGTCTTCACGACGCTCTTCGCCCTCGGGCTCGTGCTCATCTCGGTGACGCCGAGCCAGACCGACCTGAGCCACATCGTGTTCGGCAACGTGCTGGGCGTGCAGGCGGCAGATCTCGTGCAGATCGGCATCCTGGCGGCCGTCGCGTTCGCGATCCTCGTCGTCAAGCGCCGCGACCTCACCCTCTACGCCTTCGACCCGACGCACGCGTTCGCGATCGGCCTGTCGCCGCGGCTCCTCGGCGCGCTGCTGCTCGGGCTGCTCGCCCTCACGGCGGTCGTGACGCTGCAGGTGGTCGGCGTGATCCTCGTCGTCGCGATGCTGATCATCCCGGGTGCGACGGCGCAGCTGCTGACCGATCGCTTCGGGCGGATGCTGCTGATCGCGCCGCTGCTCTCCGCGGCGTCGGCGACCGTGGGCATCTACGTGAGCTACTGGGCCGACACCGCGTCGGGCGCGACGGTCGTGCTCGTGCTCGGCATCGTGTTCGCGGTCGTCGCGCTCGTGTCGCCGCACCGGGGCCTGCTCTTCCGTCGCTCTCGAGCCCGCCGTGTGCGAGAGGCGGCCCGCGGGTTAGCCTGAAGCGTGCCCTCCCCCGCGATCGACGACTACCTCAAGACGATCTACCACCACACCGAGTGGCAGACCGCGCCGATCACGCCGTCGCAGCTGGCCGGGGAGCTGGGGCTCGCCCCGTCGACGGTGACCGAGATGGTGCAGAAGCTCGCGGCGCAGGGGCTCGTGTCGCACCGCCCCTATGGTCCCGTCGTGCTCACGGCGGCCGGCGAGCAGCGGGCGGCGGCGATCATCCGCCGGCACCGGCTCATCGAGACGTGGCTCGTGCAGGAGTTCGGCTACCAGTGGGACGAGGTGCACGACGAGGCCGAGGTGCTCGAGCACGCCATCAGCGACCGTCTGCTCGCGGGCATCGACGAGCGGCTGGGGCATCCGCCGTTCGACCCGCACGGCGACGCGATCCCGGATGCCGACGGCGCCGTGCGCCGCGAGCCGTTCGTGCTGCTCGCGGACGCCGCCCCGGGGCACCGCGGCCGCGTGCTGCGCGTCTCCGACCGCGACCCCGCGCTGCTGCGCGCCCTGGAGGAGAGCGGCATCGACGTCGGGCATCCGCTCACGGTGGTCTCCCCCGCCGAGGTCCACGTCCACGACCGCCCCGTCCCCCTCCCCCCCGGCGCCGCCACCGCCATCTGGCTCACCGCCTAGCCCGCCCCCTCGCCCCGGGTTTCCCCCGGATGCCGAGATGGTGCCCTTCTCGCCGAGATGGTGGGTTTCTCGGCGACATGGTGCCCACCGTCTCGACGCAGAACCCACCATCTCGGCGCACAACGCACCATCTCGGCGCAGAACGCACCATCTCGGCGTACAACCCACCGTCTCGGCGAGAAACCCACCGTCTCGGGGTGAAGGCGCGCGGTGGGTCAGGACATCAGAACAGGACGAGGCCGGCGATGTAGCTGACGGCCATGGTGCCGATGCCGACGGTGAGGGTGCGCAGCAGGGCGCGGCGCAGGTTGAGGTGTCCCGCGCGGGCGGCGACGAGCGAGGTCACGGCCAGCGAGACCACGACGGCGACGACGATCACGGGCGTCTCGATCTGCACGGGGACGAACCACGTGATCAGCAGCGGGATCATCGCGCCGAGCATGAACGCGATCGCCGCCGAGACGCCCTCCCACGCGGGCGCCGCGGCATCCATGATCTCGTCGATGCCGTGCTCGGCCTCCAGCTGCGCGGCGAGCGCGTCGTGCGCCGTGAGCTCCTCGGCGACCTGCCGCGCGGTCTCGGGCCGCAGGCCGCGGGCCTCCCAGTGCGCCGCGAGCTCGTCGATCTCGCCGACCAGGTCGGCCTCCAGCTCCGCCCGCTCCTGCTCGACCAGCAGCAGCTGCGCCTCGCGCTCGGCCGCCGCCTCGGCCCACTTCGCCCCGCCGATCGACAGCCCGCCCGCGAGCGTCGCCGCGGATGCCGCGAGCAGCAGCAGCCGGTCGCCCGCGCCCGCGCCGCCGAAGCCCTGCAGCAGGCCCGCCGTGGCGATGATGCCGTCGTTCGCGTCGATGCTCCAGCTGCGCAGGCGCCCGGCATCGCCCAGAGCGCCGCGCAGCCGCTGCCACGCCGCCGCCGGGCGGATCACCGCCGCCGGCCCTTGCGCGCCTTGAGGTACGGCCACTCCGTGCCCGTCGCGCGCTCGCAGTACTCCCACAGCCGGGCGGCCTGCTCGAGATCGAGCGCCGCGCGCGGCACCCGCGCCCGTCGCGGCGCGCCCCGCACGACGTACGACGGTCCCCAGTACTCGCCGCCCTCGACGTCGGGGTCGACGAGCGCCCGCACGAGCGGCCACGCGCCGCGCTCCTTCGACTGCGACACGGGCGTGAGCAGATTGTCGACGAAGCGCTTCGCGCGGCTCGGCGTGTTGACGCCCGCGATGCCGCGCGTGCGCCCGCCGATCGAGTACCCCGGATGCGCGACGACGCTCGCGACCGGCACGCTCGCCTCGCGCAGCCGCCGGTCGGCCTCGAAGCCGAGCGCCGCGGTCGCGATCTTCGACTGCACGTAGGCCCGCCACGGCGTGTAGCCCTCGGTCAGCTCGGGGTCGGTCACCTGCATCGGCGTGAGCGTCATCGAGAGCGACCCGAGCCACACCATGCGTCCGCGGGCGGCGGCCAGCGACAGCAGCAGCTCGCCCGCGAGCGCGTAGTGTCCGAGCGCGCTCGTCGCGAAGACGAGCTCGTGCCCCTGCGGCGTCACCTCGCGCTGCCGCGGCGGGTGCACGAGCCCCGCGTTGAGCAGCACGCCGTGCAGGCTGCGCCGTCCGCGCGCGGTCGCGGCCGCGGCGCGCACCGACCCGAGATTGCTCGTGTCGAGGATGAGCGGCTCGGTGCTGGCATCCGGGACCTGCCGGGCGATCGCGGCGCGCGCCGCCGACAGGC contains:
- a CDS encoding metal ABC transporter ATP-binding protein → MIEVRGVTVDYGEVRALDDVTLTVPAGQVTGLIGMNGSGKSTLFKTIIGLVQPQRGEVLVDGHRPAAARRRGTIGYVPQSEDIDVTFPVSVRDVVAMGRYGRQGPLRRASAADRAAVDAALARVDLTDLADRQIGRLSGGQRKRAFVARGIAQEADVLLLDEPFAGVDKRSEAMIVRVLRELAAAGRTLLVSTHDLHALPALADGAVLLLRRTLFQGAVDEALRPENLARAFGMDDLEGDAA
- a CDS encoding metal-dependent transcriptional regulator; its protein translation is MPSPAIDDYLKTIYHHTEWQTAPITPSQLAGELGLAPSTVTEMVQKLAAQGLVSHRPYGPVVLTAAGEQRAAAIIRRHRLIETWLVQEFGYQWDEVHDEAEVLEHAISDRLLAGIDERLGHPPFDPHGDAIPDADGAVRREPFVLLADAAPGHRGRVLRVSDRDPALLRALEESGIDVGHPLTVVSPAEVHVHDRPVPLPPGAATAIWLTA
- a CDS encoding metal ABC transporter permease encodes the protein MSPVDVLLDVLLGPLQYDFMVRALVTTVIAAVVCALLSCWLVLIGWSLMGDAVSHAVLPGVVLAYIVGAPFALGAVVFGIAAVVLIGLIRDTTRVKEDAAIGIVFTTLFALGLVLISVTPSQTDLSHIVFGNVLGVQAADLVQIGILAAVAFAILVVKRRDLTLYAFDPTHAFAIGLSPRLLGALLLGLLALTAVVTLQVVGVILVVAMLIIPGATAQLLTDRFGRMLLIAPLLSAASATVGIYVSYWADTASGATVVLVLGIVFAVVALVSPHRGLLFRRSRARRVREAARGLA
- a CDS encoding SDR family NAD(P)-dependent oxidoreductase is translated as MGDTDGNPQALPDLSGRRYLVTGSNAGLGFFACLQLAEAGAHVIMTARNPHRLSAARAAIARQVPDASTEPLILDTSNLGSVRAAAATARGRRSLHGVLLNAGLVHPPRQREVTPQGHELVFATSALGHYALAGELLLSLAAARGRMVWLGSLSMTLTPMQVTDPELTEGYTPWRAYVQSKIATAALGFEADRRLREASVPVASVVAHPGYSIGGRTRGIAGVNTPSRAKRFVDNLLTPVSQSKERGAWPLVRALVDPDVEGGEYWGPSYVVRGAPRRARVPRAALDLEQAARLWEYCERATGTEWPYLKARKGRRR
- a CDS encoding VIT1/CCC1 transporter family protein — encoded protein: MIRPAAAWQRLRGALGDAGRLRSWSIDANDGIIATAGLLQGFGGAGAGDRLLLLAASAATLAGGLSIGGAKWAEAAAEREAQLLLVEQERAELEADLVGEIDELAAHWEARGLRPETARQVAEELTAHDALAAQLEAEHGIDEIMDAAAPAWEGVSAAIAFMLGAMIPLLITWFVPVQIETPVIVVAVVVSLAVTSLVAARAGHLNLRRALLRTLTVGIGTMAVSYIAGLVLF
- a CDS encoding metal ABC transporter substrate-binding protein — protein: MPKFRRAAAVAALISLLALAPACADTGGAPGAPTSAATGDERPLVLTTFTVLQDIAQNVAGDHLTVESITKPGAEIHGYEPTPSDIRRATDADLILDNGLGLEAWFAQFVASTDAPHAVVSEGVATIDITGDAYAGKPNPHAWMSPINVQRYVDNIVTAFSDLDPAHAADFAANGAEYKARLQEAHDALVAELGTLPENERALVTCEGAFSYLARDAGLTEAFIWPVNAEQQATPQQIAATIEFVTTHDVPAVFCESTVSDRPMQQVVAATDAAFGGILYVDSLSEAGGPVPTYLDLVQHNAQTIIDGLTGSRAR